Proteins from a genomic interval of bacterium:
- a CDS encoding Lrp/AsnC family transcriptional regulator, with translation MKLDPVDLKILSILQREGRITNFRLAKRIGLTPAPTLMRVKKLEEAGYIKRFVALLDTVKLGLPVTAFVHVILEAHNRKTTLDFMQAIQKFPEVLECHHIAGDEDFLLKVVAASPGEYENFVLGKLTKVGGIEKVKTTFVLSSSKLETAIPVLKRQDAKTPS, from the coding sequence TTGAAACTGGACCCTGTTGATTTAAAGATTTTGAGCATCCTCCAACGGGAGGGCAGGATCACGAATTTCCGGCTCGCGAAAAGAATTGGCCTGACTCCAGCGCCGACGTTGATGCGGGTGAAAAAGCTGGAAGAAGCCGGTTACATCAAGCGTTTTGTGGCGCTGCTGGATACTGTAAAGCTCGGATTGCCCGTAACTGCATTTGTACATGTGATTCTGGAAGCGCACAACCGGAAAACGACGCTTGATTTCATGCAGGCCATCCAGAAATTTCCGGAGGTGCTCGAATGCCACCATATTGCCGGTGATGAGGATTTTTTGTTGAAAGTGGTTGCAGCAAGTCCGGGAGAATATGAGAACTTTGTTTTGGGAAAACTCACAAAAGTAGGTGGAATTGAGAAAGTGAAAACCACCTTTGTGTTGTCTTCCTCAAAACTGGAAACAGCGATCCCAGTTTTAAAACGCCAGGACGCCAAGACGCCAAGTTAA